The following proteins come from a genomic window of Oceanimonas doudoroffii:
- a CDS encoding MFS transporter — MSGLSLVLLTVLMVAAGQMTQTLYVPAMGDMADALQVSGQALPLVMAFYLIPYGLFQFVYGPLSDRYGRRPVLLVGLGIYVLGSALILLVPTYPMLLLGSFVQGAGTAAAGSLCRSLMRDRFEGAELVRYNGYVSMGIMLAPLLAPLAGGWLNLHFGWQSMYGFLLATGLVILLVMSLCFRETLPAERRHVQPMLPAYQYVLHHGGFRRQLGMLIATFAGLILYEAVFSVLAGRQGNLTSAEISLLFILPLPLYFGGAMLASMKAAVWSVRRMQWLASAGLLGGAVLVLAGGLLPELGLFMLVLGGGLYFAGAGLLFPVATSKAVAPFSQHAGTAGALLGGSANLGGGLFLLVQGLLPEMDQRVLGGLLLACAGLVVWFLLPEEEALPAPGV, encoded by the coding sequence ATGTCGGGCCTGTCCTTGGTGTTGCTTACCGTATTGATGGTGGCGGCGGGTCAGATGACCCAAACCCTGTATGTGCCCGCCATGGGCGATATGGCCGATGCGCTGCAGGTCAGCGGCCAGGCGCTGCCCCTGGTGATGGCGTTTTATCTTATTCCCTACGGCCTGTTTCAGTTTGTTTATGGTCCGCTGTCGGACCGATATGGCCGGCGTCCGGTGCTGCTGGTAGGCCTTGGTATCTATGTGCTGGGCTCGGCGCTGATCCTGCTGGTGCCGACTTATCCCATGCTGCTGCTGGGCAGCTTTGTGCAGGGGGCGGGCACGGCAGCGGCGGGCAGCCTGTGCCGCAGCTTGATGCGGGATCGCTTTGAGGGCGCCGAGCTGGTGCGTTACAACGGCTATGTGTCCATGGGCATTATGCTGGCGCCGTTGCTGGCGCCCCTGGCCGGAGGCTGGCTTAACCTTCACTTTGGCTGGCAGTCGATGTATGGCTTTCTGCTGGCAACCGGGCTGGTGATCCTGCTGGTGATGAGCCTGTGTTTTCGGGAAACCCTGCCCGCCGAGCGTCGTCATGTGCAGCCCATGCTGCCGGCCTATCAGTACGTATTGCATCACGGTGGCTTTCGTCGTCAGCTCGGCATGCTGATCGCTACCTTTGCCGGCCTGATCCTGTACGAGGCGGTGTTCAGTGTGCTGGCCGGCCGGCAGGGCAACCTGACCAGTGCCGAAATCAGCCTGCTGTTTATTCTGCCATTGCCGCTGTATTTCGGCGGGGCCATGCTGGCGTCGATGAAGGCGGCGGTATGGTCGGTGCGACGCATGCAGTGGCTGGCCAGTGCCGGGCTGCTGGGTGGTGCCGTGCTGGTGTTGGCGGGTGGGCTGCTGCCGGAACTGGGTCTGTTTATGCTGGTGCTGGGTGGGGGCCTGTATTTTGCCGGAGCGGGCCTGCTGTTTCCGGTGGCCACCTCCAAGGCGGTGGCGCCCTTTTCACAGCATGCCGGTACCGCCGGCGCCCTGCTCGGGGGCAGTGCCAACCTGGGGGGCGGTTTATTCCTGCTGGTGCAGGGCCTGTTGCCGGAGATGGATCAGCGCGTGCTGGGCGGGTTATTACTGGCCTGTGCCGGCCTGGTGGTATGGTTTCTGCTACCTGAGGAAGAAGCCCTGCCCGCACCCGGGGTGTGA
- a CDS encoding DEAD/DEAH box helicase, with amino-acid sequence MTNTSVVPGFADLGLAPAVLQALTDMGYEQPSAIQAAAIPTLLTGRDVLGLAQTGTGKTAAFALPMLSRISGGNAYPQVLVLAPTRELAIQVAESFENYAKYQKDIRIVSIYGGQAYDSQIRALRRGVDIVVGTPGRVMDHMRRGTLKLDNLQALVLDEADEMLRMGFIDDVEWILEHTPDSRQIALFSATMPPAIQRVAQKYLKDPQEVRIANKTRTNASIRQRYWFVRGMPKQEALCRLVETEDMDACLVFVRTRKDAEDVAELMSREGHACEALHGDIPQKLREKVVDRLKNGRLNILVATDVVARGLDVERISHVINYDMPHDNESYVHRIGRTGRAGREGDAILFVTGREKRSLYNLERHTRQPIEEMSMPTADDINKIRAERFKARIRTSVDADEKALAPFVEMVSELQADGMDTAALAAGLARLLQGDRPLFVEDKPMAARRPDVREAREPRARGDRPERGERPRRGGKDDVSGVTMETFRVDVGRVHGVKPGHLVGAIANEADLESRYIGQIQIHDDFSTVDLPEGIPTELQQILQKVRVCQRPLNLAKYEGGPLPRRQFRQKDDRGGDRGGKFRPRRNDKRLNG; translated from the coding sequence ATGACAAATACCTCTGTAGTACCCGGTTTTGCCGATCTCGGCCTGGCGCCTGCCGTTCTTCAAGCTCTGACCGACATGGGTTACGAGCAGCCTTCTGCCATTCAGGCCGCCGCCATTCCGACTCTGCTGACCGGGCGCGACGTGCTGGGCCTGGCCCAGACCGGTACCGGCAAGACCGCCGCCTTTGCCCTGCCGATGCTGAGCCGCATCAGCGGTGGCAACGCCTACCCGCAGGTGCTGGTACTGGCCCCGACCCGGGAGCTGGCCATTCAGGTGGCCGAGTCCTTTGAAAACTACGCCAAATACCAGAAAGACATTCGCATTGTCTCCATCTATGGTGGCCAGGCCTACGACAGCCAGATCCGCGCCCTGCGCCGTGGCGTCGACATTGTGGTGGGTACCCCCGGCCGAGTGATGGACCACATGCGCCGTGGCACCCTCAAGCTCGACAACCTGCAGGCCCTGGTACTGGACGAAGCCGACGAAATGCTGCGCATGGGCTTTATCGACGACGTGGAGTGGATTCTGGAGCACACCCCGGACAGCCGTCAGATCGCCCTGTTCTCTGCCACCATGCCGCCGGCCATTCAGCGCGTGGCCCAGAAGTACCTGAAAGATCCGCAGGAAGTGCGCATCGCCAACAAGACCCGTACCAACGCCAGCATTCGCCAGCGTTACTGGTTTGTGCGTGGCATGCCCAAGCAGGAAGCCCTGTGCCGTCTGGTGGAAACCGAAGACATGGACGCCTGCCTGGTGTTTGTGCGTACCCGTAAAGACGCCGAAGACGTGGCCGAGCTGATGAGCCGTGAAGGCCACGCCTGTGAGGCCCTGCATGGTGATATTCCCCAGAAGCTGCGTGAAAAAGTGGTGGATCGCCTGAAGAACGGTCGCCTGAACATTCTGGTTGCCACCGACGTGGTTGCCCGTGGTCTGGACGTGGAGCGCATCAGCCACGTTATCAACTACGACATGCCCCACGACAACGAGTCTTACGTGCACCGCATTGGCCGTACTGGTCGTGCCGGCCGTGAAGGCGACGCCATTCTGTTTGTGACCGGCCGTGAAAAGCGCAGCCTGTACAACCTGGAGCGCCACACTCGTCAGCCCATCGAAGAGATGAGCATGCCGACCGCCGACGATATCAACAAGATCCGCGCCGAGCGCTTCAAGGCTCGTATTCGCACCAGCGTGGACGCCGACGAAAAGGCCCTAGCGCCCTTTGTGGAAATGGTGAGCGAGCTGCAGGCCGATGGCATGGACACCGCCGCCCTGGCCGCCGGCCTGGCCCGTCTGCTGCAAGGCGATCGCCCGCTGTTCGTGGAAGACAAGCCCATGGCTGCTCGTCGTCCGGACGTGCGTGAAGCCCGTGAGCCTCGTGCCCGTGGTGACCGTCCCGAGCGGGGCGAGCGTCCTCGTCGCGGCGGTAAGGATGACGTATCCGGTGTGACCATGGAAACCTTCCGCGTTGACGTGGGTCGAGTGCACGGTGTCAAACCGGGTCACTTGGTGGGCGCCATTGCCAACGAGGCGGATCTGGAGTCCCGTTACATCGGCCAGATCCAGATCCACGACGACTTTTCCACCGTGGATCTGCCCGAAGGCATTCCCACCGAGCTGCAGCAGATCCTGCAGAAGGTGCGCGTCTGTCAGCGTCCGCTGAACCTGGCCAAGTACGAGGGTGGCCCGCTGCCCCGTCGCCAGTTCCGCCAGAAGGACGATCGTGGCGGTGACCGCGGCGGCAAGTTTCGCCCGCGCCGCAACGACAAGCGCCTGAACGGCTAA
- a CDS encoding GlsB/YeaQ/YmgE family stress response membrane protein, translating to MGLLWGLIIGGLAGWIAGNLMKGQGFGLLGNIAVGLVGGFLGGLVFRLLGLAATGIIGSLVMSVVGAVLLLFIVGKIKGRR from the coding sequence ATGGGATTACTCTGGGGATTAATCATCGGTGGCCTGGCCGGCTGGATTGCCGGCAACCTGATGAAGGGGCAAGGCTTTGGCCTGCTGGGTAATATCGCGGTGGGCCTGGTGGGCGGCTTTCTCGGCGGCCTGGTATTTCGGTTGTTGGGGCTGGCGGCCACCGGTATTATCGGCTCGCTGGTGATGTCGGTGGTGGGCGCCGTGTTGCTGCTGTTTATCGTGGGCAAAATAAAAGGCCGACGATAA
- the suhB gene encoding inositol-1-monophosphatase translates to MHPMLNIAVRAARNAGQVIVKGFANPDNLETRQKGQNDFVTNVDLDAENAVINTIRKSYPEHTIIGEECGELTGSNPDYQWIIDPLDGTTNFVKGIPHFAVSIALRVKGRTEQAVIYDPIRDELFTASRGAGAQLNGYRIRTGKAKDLTNTVLATGFPFKQKHQAEAYLAMFQGLFVQCADIRRAGAASLDLAYVAAGRVDGYWELGLKPWDTAAGSLIAREAGAIVTDFVGGHNFDRSGNVVCANPKVLKVMLSTIREHLPESLAN, encoded by the coding sequence ATGCATCCGATGCTGAATATTGCGGTGCGCGCTGCGCGTAACGCCGGTCAGGTTATCGTCAAGGGTTTTGCCAATCCGGACAATCTGGAAACTCGTCAAAAAGGCCAGAATGATTTCGTTACCAATGTCGATCTTGACGCGGAAAACGCCGTAATAAACACCATTCGCAAGTCCTACCCCGAACACACCATTATTGGTGAGGAGTGCGGCGAGCTGACTGGCAGCAATCCCGACTACCAGTGGATTATCGACCCCCTTGATGGCACCACCAACTTCGTAAAGGGCATTCCCCATTTCGCCGTGTCCATCGCCCTGCGGGTGAAAGGCCGCACCGAGCAGGCCGTGATTTACGATCCCATTCGTGACGAACTGTTCACCGCCAGCCGCGGCGCCGGCGCCCAGCTTAACGGCTACCGCATTCGTACCGGCAAGGCCAAGGATCTGACCAACACCGTGCTGGCCACCGGCTTTCCGTTCAAGCAAAAGCATCAGGCCGAGGCCTATCTGGCCATGTTCCAGGGCCTGTTCGTGCAGTGCGCCGACATTCGCCGCGCCGGTGCCGCCAGCCTGGATCTGGCCTATGTGGCCGCCGGTCGGGTAGACGGTTACTGGGAGCTGGGCCTGAAGCCCTGGGACACCGCCGCCGGCAGCCTGATCGCCCGCGAAGCCGGTGCCATCGTGACCGACTTTGTGGGTGGCCACAATTTTGACCGCAGCGGCAACGTGGTCTGTGCCAACCCCAAGGTGCTCAAGGTGATGCTGTCCACCATTCGCGAGCACCTGCCCGAGTCACTGGCCAACTAA
- a CDS encoding YfhL family 4Fe-4S dicluster ferredoxin, whose protein sequence is MALLIKDNCINCDMCEPECPNGAIYYGPEIYEIDPDLCTECVGHYDKPTCISVCPIDCIIDDPDHRESEEQLWDKFVLLHHA, encoded by the coding sequence ATGGCGCTGTTAATCAAGGATAACTGTATCAACTGCGACATGTGCGAGCCGGAGTGCCCGAACGGTGCCATTTATTACGGTCCGGAGATCTACGAGATAGACCCGGATCTGTGCACCGAGTGTGTCGGGCATTACGACAAGCCGACCTGCATCAGCGTCTGTCCCATCGACTGCATTATTGACGACCCCGACCACCGGGAGAGCGAAGAGCAGTTATGGGATAAGTTCGTGCTGCTGCATCACGCCTGA
- a CDS encoding helix-turn-helix transcriptional regulator: MTELDETLLTRTINALGSASFPRCLARLLQARIDCDCLLMVSYRNGGPAVYLFDNLRHRRELLFQRYLNGLYAQDPFCRALSHGLKDGVYSLRTLARDQGMSPDYSAAFYQDTGWQEELGLVFRLPGNQWLMIFFGRLQARPFTPAEQGALRNHLALVRALCHRHWPAGAGPLAQSPPAPARVDTLVKAALASFGRGRLTRREAQVAALLVQGLDNEAVAASLGIGAGTVRNHRKHLYAKLGADSQGALFALFLNHLITGEGERT; encoded by the coding sequence ATGACCGAACTGGATGAAACCCTGCTGACCCGGACCATCAATGCCCTGGGCAGCGCCAGCTTTCCCCGCTGTCTGGCCCGGCTGCTGCAGGCCCGTATCGACTGTGACTGCCTGCTGATGGTGAGCTACCGCAACGGCGGCCCGGCGGTGTACCTGTTTGATAACCTGCGCCACAGGCGCGAGCTGCTGTTTCAGCGTTACCTCAACGGCCTGTATGCGCAGGATCCGTTTTGCCGGGCGCTGAGCCATGGCCTGAAGGACGGGGTCTATTCCCTGCGCACCCTGGCCCGGGACCAGGGCATGTCGCCCGATTATTCGGCGGCCTTTTATCAGGACACCGGCTGGCAGGAAGAGCTGGGGCTGGTATTCCGCCTGCCCGGCAATCAGTGGCTGATGATCTTTTTTGGTCGCTTGCAGGCCAGGCCCTTTACCCCGGCGGAGCAGGGGGCGTTGCGAAATCACCTGGCGCTGGTGCGGGCACTGTGTCATCGGCACTGGCCGGCGGGGGCCGGCCCGCTGGCGCAGTCGCCGCCGGCTCCGGCCCGAGTGGACACCCTGGTAAAGGCGGCCCTGGCCAGTTTTGGCCGGGGACGGCTGACCCGGCGCGAAGCGCAGGTGGCCGCCCTGCTGGTGCAGGGTTTAGACAACGAGGCCGTTGCCGCCAGCCTGGGCATAGGCGCGGGCACGGTCAGAAATCACCGCAAGCACCTCTATGCCAAACTGGGTGCAGACTCGCAAGGAGCTCTTTTTGCGCTATTTCTTAATCACCTGATCACCGGCGAAGGGGAGCGAACATAG
- the ydiJ gene encoding D-2-hydroxyglutarate dehydrogenase YdiJ: protein MIPRLALQQQTTPIYHSFLEALADSGFRGDIERSYASRLAVATDNSVYQCLPQAVVFPRSSQDLVVMLTLAAKDAYKDIRFSPRGGGTGTNGQSLNDNIVVDLSRHMTQLLTLDADGRRVRIQTGMVKDRLNQLVAPHDLFFSPDLSTSNRATVGGMINTDASGQGSLVYGKTSDHVLGVTAVLVDGTLIETGPVSGEDLNKKLEEDSREGELYRCVYHSVTGHADEIERRFPKLNRFLTGYDLRHVYDQASHTLDLTRILCGSEGSLAFITEAWLDLTPIPNFRTLVNVKYDSFESALRNAPLMVEAKALSVETVDSKVLNLAREDIVWHSVSDLIQDVPGRVMDGLNMVEYADQDEAAQREKVDALCARLDGLIERGEAGVIGYQVCNDLASINRIYGMRKKAVGLLGNAKGRKKPVAFVEDTAVPPEHLADYIMEFRQLLDDHGLQYGMFGHVDAGVLHVRPALDMTDPEQEVMLRRISDKVNALTAKYGGLMWGEHGKGFRSEYSPTFFGEVLFTELRRIKSAFDPFNRLNPGKICTPLDSLEQLVSVDATKRGYFDRQIPVHVRDGFTQAMDCNGNGLCFDFDVRSPMCPSMKLSADRRHSPKGRAGLVREWLRQLSSQGFDPMAGEAAVQSRGTSVKDMVLRVKNTLDKRRGEYDFSHEVKEAMDGCLACKACSSQCPIKVDVPTFRARFLQLYYQRYQRPPRDYLVSWVESYTPWMAKAPGLFNPIMNHKWLQGGTSSLLGMVDMPQLSQPSLKARLGKGPAARFDLEQLQAMSDEERAKTLLVVQDPFTSFYDAGVVHDLVRLATALGFNPVVLPFKPNGKPAHVKGFLRRFAAMAADSAQFLNRLARLNIPMVGVDPSLVLCYRDEYAKVLGPARGDFDVLLPQEWLLTVLERIPARETTGEPWHLFAHCTEKTAKPTTHQDWSRIFTHLGAKLEAVPVGCCGMAGTYGHEREHAEGSRTLFTMSWAEPLSKLPKERCLATGFSCRSQVKRIEGEGLRHPVQALLSLLA from the coding sequence ATGATCCCAAGGTTAGCGCTGCAACAGCAGACAACCCCCATCTACCATTCATTTCTAGAGGCCCTGGCCGACAGCGGCTTTCGCGGCGACATCGAGCGCAGCTACGCCAGTCGGCTGGCGGTGGCCACCGACAACAGCGTGTATCAGTGCCTGCCCCAGGCGGTGGTGTTTCCGCGCTCATCCCAGGATTTGGTGGTAATGCTGACTCTGGCCGCCAAGGACGCCTACAAGGACATACGCTTCTCCCCTCGGGGCGGCGGCACCGGCACCAACGGCCAGTCCCTGAACGACAATATCGTGGTAGACCTGTCTCGCCACATGACCCAGCTGCTGACCCTGGATGCCGATGGCCGCCGGGTGCGCATTCAGACCGGCATGGTCAAGGATCGGCTCAACCAGCTGGTGGCGCCCCACGATTTGTTCTTCTCGCCGGATCTGTCCACCAGCAACCGTGCCACCGTGGGCGGCATGATCAATACCGACGCCTCCGGCCAGGGCTCACTGGTGTATGGCAAAACCTCGGATCACGTATTGGGGGTGACCGCCGTGCTGGTGGACGGCACCCTTATCGAAACCGGGCCGGTATCCGGCGAGGACTTGAATAAAAAGCTGGAGGAAGACAGCCGGGAAGGGGAGTTGTACCGCTGCGTGTATCACAGTGTCACCGGCCATGCCGATGAAATTGAGCGGCGCTTTCCCAAACTGAACCGCTTTCTGACCGGTTACGATCTGCGCCATGTTTACGACCAGGCCAGCCACACCCTGGATCTGACCCGCATTCTGTGCGGCTCGGAAGGCTCCCTGGCCTTCATTACCGAGGCCTGGCTGGATCTGACCCCCATTCCCAATTTCCGTACCTTGGTCAACGTCAAGTACGACAGTTTTGAGTCGGCCTTGCGTAATGCCCCGCTGATGGTGGAAGCCAAGGCGCTGTCGGTGGAAACCGTGGACTCAAAGGTGCTCAACCTGGCCCGGGAAGACATTGTCTGGCACTCGGTGAGCGATCTCATTCAGGACGTGCCGGGCCGTGTGATGGACGGCCTTAACATGGTGGAATACGCCGATCAGGACGAAGCCGCCCAGCGTGAAAAAGTCGACGCCCTCTGCGCCCGCCTCGATGGCCTGATCGAGCGCGGCGAGGCCGGCGTTATCGGCTATCAGGTGTGCAACGATCTGGCGTCCATCAACCGCATCTATGGGATGCGCAAAAAGGCGGTGGGCCTGCTCGGTAATGCCAAGGGCCGCAAAAAGCCGGTGGCCTTTGTGGAAGACACTGCCGTGCCCCCGGAGCACCTGGCCGACTACATCATGGAATTCCGCCAGTTGCTCGACGATCACGGCCTGCAATACGGCATGTTCGGCCATGTGGACGCCGGCGTGCTGCACGTTCGCCCGGCCCTGGACATGACCGATCCGGAGCAGGAAGTGATGTTGCGGCGCATTTCCGATAAGGTGAACGCCCTTACCGCCAAATACGGCGGCCTGATGTGGGGTGAACACGGCAAAGGCTTTCGCTCCGAATACAGCCCCACCTTTTTTGGCGAGGTGCTGTTTACCGAGCTGCGCCGTATCAAGTCGGCCTTTGATCCCTTTAACCGGCTGAACCCGGGCAAAATCTGCACGCCGCTGGACAGCCTGGAGCAGCTGGTGTCGGTGGACGCCACCAAGCGCGGCTATTTCGACCGGCAGATTCCGGTGCACGTGCGCGACGGTTTTACCCAGGCCATGGATTGCAATGGCAACGGCCTGTGCTTTGATTTTGATGTGCGCTCGCCCATGTGTCCGTCGATGAAGCTCTCCGCCGACCGCCGGCACTCGCCCAAGGGCCGGGCCGGCCTGGTGCGGGAATGGCTGCGCCAGCTCTCGTCCCAGGGCTTTGACCCCATGGCCGGGGAGGCCGCGGTGCAAAGCCGCGGCACCAGCGTCAAGGACATGGTGCTCAGAGTGAAAAACACCCTGGACAAGCGCCGGGGCGAATACGACTTCTCCCATGAAGTGAAAGAGGCCATGGACGGCTGCCTGGCGTGCAAGGCCTGCTCCAGCCAGTGTCCGATCAAGGTGGATGTGCCTACCTTCCGCGCCCGTTTTCTGCAGCTGTATTATCAGCGCTACCAGCGTCCGCCTCGGGACTATCTGGTGTCCTGGGTGGAAAGCTATACCCCCTGGATGGCCAAGGCCCCGGGCCTGTTCAACCCCATCATGAACCACAAGTGGCTGCAGGGTGGAACGTCCTCATTGCTTGGCATGGTGGACATGCCGCAACTGAGCCAGCCATCGCTCAAGGCCCGCCTCGGCAAGGGGCCGGCGGCCCGGTTCGATCTGGAACAGCTGCAGGCCATGAGCGACGAGGAGCGCGCGAAAACCTTGCTGGTGGTGCAGGATCCCTTTACCTCCTTCTACGACGCCGGCGTGGTGCACGATCTGGTGCGCCTGGCCACGGCACTGGGCTTTAACCCTGTGGTGCTGCCGTTCAAGCCCAACGGCAAGCCGGCCCACGTAAAGGGTTTTTTGCGCCGTTTTGCCGCCATGGCCGCCGACAGCGCCCAGTTCCTCAATCGACTGGCCCGGCTCAATATTCCCATGGTGGGGGTAGATCCGTCACTGGTGCTTTGCTACCGGGATGAATACGCCAAGGTACTGGGCCCGGCCCGGGGCGACTTTGACGTCTTGTTGCCCCAGGAATGGCTGCTGACCGTGCTGGAGCGGATCCCGGCCCGAGAAACGACCGGTGAGCCCTGGCACCTGTTTGCCCACTGCACCGAGAAAACCGCCAAGCCCACCACCCATCAGGACTGGAGCCGTATTTTCACCCACCTGGGCGCCAAGCTGGAAGCCGTGCCTGTGGGCTGTTGCGGCATGGCCGGCACCTATGGCCACGAGCGGGAGCACGCCGAGGGCTCGCGCACCCTGTTCACCATGAGCTGGGCCGAGCCCCTGAGCAAACTGCCCAAAGAGCGCTGTCTCGCCACCGGCTTTTCCTGCCGCAGCCAGGTCAAGCGCATTGAAGGTGAGGGCCTTCGCCATCCGGTGCAGGCCTTGCTAAGCTTGTTGGCCTGA
- a CDS encoding acyloxyacyl hydrolase codes for MNRVSGCVWLVVMLALPLRADPSLMVSGGKGDDAERYGIGVGWQQDWRELAGGRLDLGVDLDGSRWRLGGDHLTQLSVVPSLVYEGGRRGLRPLAYAGVGPAWINRSRLGPRNLSSRLQFNSRAGLGMAVGRHSLALEAWHLSNAGLKKPNDGLTSWGVSYRYRFD; via the coding sequence ATGAACAGGGTAAGCGGCTGTGTGTGGTTGGTGGTCATGCTGGCTTTACCCTTGCGTGCGGATCCTTCCCTGATGGTGTCGGGGGGGAAGGGCGACGACGCCGAACGCTACGGCATTGGGGTGGGCTGGCAGCAGGACTGGCGGGAGCTGGCCGGTGGGCGCCTCGATTTAGGCGTGGACCTGGACGGCAGCCGCTGGCGCCTGGGCGGCGACCACCTGACCCAGCTCAGCGTGGTGCCAAGCCTGGTATATGAAGGCGGCCGGCGCGGGTTGCGACCGCTGGCTTATGCCGGGGTGGGACCTGCCTGGATCAATCGAAGCCGGCTCGGTCCGCGTAATCTGTCCAGCCGGTTGCAATTTAACAGCCGGGCCGGGCTGGGGATGGCCGTGGGGCGCCACAGCCTGGCACTGGAGGCCTGGCACCTGTCCAATGCCGGGCTGAAAAAGCCGAACGACGGCCTCACCTCCTGGGGCGTCAGTTATCGTTACCGGTTTGATTAG
- the yegQ gene encoding tRNA 5-hydroxyuridine modification protein YegQ, with protein sequence MFVPELLSPAGSLKNMRYAFAYGADAVYAGQPRYSLRVRNNEFNHENLQIGINEAHALGKKFYVVVNIQPHNAKLKTFLRDMKPVVDMGPDALIMSDPGLIMLVREHFPEMPIHLSVQANAVNWASVKFWQDYGIERVILSRELSLEEIEEIRQHCPTIELEVFVHGALCMAYSGRCLLSGYINKRDPNQGTCTNACRWEYKVHEAKEDDAGQIVHKQEPIMVQPVESDITPTLGAGKPHDEPVLLEEGNRPGEYMAAYEDEHGTYIMNSKDLRAVQYVERLTGMGVHSLKIEGRTKSFYYVARTAQVYRKAIDDAVAGKPFDTTLMSTLENLAHRGYTEGFLKRHAHGDYQNYDYGYSVSTSQQFVGEITGRDGDWVEVEVKNKFLVGNSLELMTPKGNLTFTLEQMKNRKGEQVEVAPGNGHVMYIPLDANIDVTYGILMRNLGDQQDTRNPHVKQADGAVNQG encoded by the coding sequence ATGTTTGTACCCGAATTGCTTTCCCCCGCCGGTTCCCTCAAGAACATGCGTTACGCCTTTGCCTATGGCGCCGACGCCGTGTATGCCGGCCAGCCCCGCTACTCCCTGCGGGTGCGCAACAACGAATTCAACCACGAGAACCTGCAGATTGGCATCAACGAAGCCCATGCCCTCGGCAAGAAGTTCTACGTGGTGGTCAATATTCAGCCCCACAACGCCAAGCTGAAAACCTTTCTGCGCGACATGAAGCCGGTGGTGGACATGGGCCCCGATGCCCTCATCATGTCCGACCCGGGTCTTATCATGCTGGTGCGCGAGCACTTTCCCGAGATGCCCATTCACCTGTCGGTGCAGGCCAATGCGGTCAACTGGGCCTCGGTGAAATTCTGGCAGGACTACGGCATCGAGCGGGTGATTTTGTCCCGGGAGCTGTCCCTTGAAGAGATCGAGGAAATCCGCCAACACTGCCCCACCATTGAGCTGGAAGTGTTCGTACACGGCGCCCTGTGCATGGCCTACTCCGGCCGCTGCCTGCTGTCGGGCTACATCAACAAGCGCGACCCCAACCAGGGCACCTGCACCAACGCCTGCCGCTGGGAATACAAGGTGCACGAGGCCAAGGAAGACGACGCCGGCCAGATCGTGCACAAGCAGGAGCCGATCATGGTACAGCCGGTGGAAAGCGACATCACCCCCACTCTTGGGGCCGGCAAGCCCCATGATGAGCCGGTGCTGCTGGAAGAAGGCAACCGTCCGGGCGAATACATGGCCGCCTATGAGGACGAGCACGGCACCTACATCATGAACTCCAAGGATCTGCGCGCGGTGCAGTATGTGGAGCGCCTGACCGGCATGGGTGTGCACTCCCTCAAGATTGAAGGCCGTACCAAGTCCTTCTATTACGTGGCCCGTACCGCCCAGGTATACCGCAAGGCGATTGACGACGCCGTGGCCGGCAAGCCCTTTGACACCACCCTGATGAGCACCCTGGAAAACCTGGCCCATCGCGGCTACACCGAAGGGTTCCTCAAGCGCCATGCCCACGGCGATTACCAGAATTACGACTATGGCTATTCGGTGTCCACCAGCCAGCAGTTTGTGGGCGAGATCACCGGCCGCGACGGCGATTGGGTGGAAGTGGAAGTCAAAAACAAGTTTCTGGTAGGCAACAGCCTGGAGCTGATGACGCCAAAGGGCAACCTCACCTTTACCCTGGAGCAAATGAAAAACCGCAAGGGCGAGCAGGTAGAGGTGGCCCCGGGCAACGGCCATGTGATGTACATTCCCCTCGACGCCAACATTGACGTGACCTACGGTATTCTGATGCGCAACCTGGGTGACCAGCAGGACACCCGCAACCCTCATGTGAAGCAAGCCGATGGCGCTGTTAATCAAGGATAA
- a CDS encoding hotdog fold thioesterase — translation MWQREFTLDSLNQLSENTLAAQLGMTFCEVGHDYLRGTMPVDHRTHQPLGMLHGGASVAFAETLGSVAANMCVEAGFYCVGQEVNANHVRAKRSGLVTGTARPLHLGATTQVWQIDIHDERDRLVCTSRLTMAVLRQKRPD, via the coding sequence ATGTGGCAACGTGAATTTACGCTGGACAGTTTGAATCAACTGTCAGAGAATACGCTCGCAGCCCAGTTGGGCATGACCTTTTGTGAAGTGGGTCACGATTATCTACGCGGTACCATGCCGGTAGACCATCGTACTCACCAGCCTCTTGGCATGTTACATGGCGGCGCGAGTGTCGCGTTTGCCGAGACCCTGGGTTCAGTAGCTGCCAATATGTGCGTTGAAGCGGGTTTTTATTGCGTTGGGCAGGAAGTTAACGCAAATCACGTCCGCGCCAAACGAAGCGGCCTGGTAACAGGAACCGCACGTCCCCTCCATTTGGGCGCGACGACACAAGTCTGGCAGATCGACATCCATGACGAGCGTGACCGCCTGGTGTGTACCAGCCGGTTGACCATGGCGGTGTTGAGACAAAAACGGCCAGATTAG